A single window of Neurospora crassa OR74A linkage group VII, whole genome shotgun sequence DNA harbors:
- a CDS encoding H+/nucleoside cotransporter: MSSADNRGHADLDTIQPQYHDVTRSPTIDAMSAHGDANNTEILGSHAHEKPVISSTDSDLKTTIPAGQYVDAESQHQVGSVDHAEQQPAKRYTWAWFYFNFRPYIHAAIWALFTAWWIYGALIHHRHDHLGWLKPTLVYLAICARIIFCYVPTSIVMRPAKIIWMHTVHRGYSLIPQKLHQPLAALGTLGVFLLGSMIPEETGENTRANRAISIFGLIVMIFLLTVTSRDWRKIPWHTVIGGMLTQFVIAVFVLKTKAGYDIFSFISEMARTLLGFAKDGVVFLTDDTVTAKGWFLTGVVPPIIFFVALVQLCYYLGFIQWFIGKFAVFFFWTLRVSGAEAVVAAATPFIGQGESAMLIRPFVPHLTLAEIHQIMTCGFATIAGSVLVAYIGLGLDAQALVSSCIMSIPASLAVSKMRFPETDETLTSGNVVIPEDEEHKASNALHAFANGAWLGIKIAGMIIATLLCIIAIVAFINGLLGWWGKYWGLMGQDAKHPMLSLELILGYLMYPVAWLLGVPKQDLRPVGELIGIKVIINEFVAFSSLTNDEPYKSMSPRSKLIATYAVCGFGNIGSLGTQIGVLSQLAPGRAGDVSKVAMSALFSGVLSTLTSASVAGMLYTER, translated from the exons ATGTCATCGGCCGATAACAGAGGGCACGCCGACCTGGACACGATTCAACCTCAGTACCACGACGTTACGCGCAGTCCCACAATCGACGCCATGTCTGCCCACGGCGACGCCAACAACACGGAGATCCTAGGCTCCCACGCCCACGAGAAGCCCGTGATCTCGAGCACCGACTCCGATCTCAAAACCACCATCCCGGCCGGTCAATATGTCGACGCCGAGAGCCAGCACCAGGTCGGTTCTGTTGATCACGCGGAGCAGCAACCCGCTAAGCGCTACACTTGGGCCTGGTTTTACTTCAACTTCAGGCCTTATATCCACGCTGCCATTTGGGCGCTTTTCACTGC ATGGTGGATTTACGGCGCTCTGATCCATCACCGTCATGACCATCTTGGATGGCTGAAACCCACCCTCGTCTATCTCGCCATCTGCGCGCGCATCATCTTCTGCTATGTCCCTACCAGCATCGTCATGCGCCCTGCCAAGATCATCTGGATGCACACGGTTCACAGGGGTTATTCTCTGATTCCCCAGAAGCTTCATCAGCCTCTTGCTGCCCTTGGTACCCTTggtgtcttcctcctcggcagTATGATCCCGGAAGAGACCGGCGAGAACACTCGCGCAAATCGCGCCATCTCCATTTTTGGACTCATCGTCATGATCTTCCTTCTCACTGTCACCTCTCGCGACTGGAGGAAGATTCCCTGGCACACAGTCATTGGTGGCATGCTTACCCAATTCGTCATTGCCGTTTTTGTCCTCAAGACCAAGGCTGGTTACGACATCTTCAGCTTCATTTCCGAAATGGCCCGCACTTTGCTCGGTTTCGCCAAGGATGGTGTCGTGTTCTTGACTGACGACACGGTCACCGCCAAGGGCTGGTTCTTGACGGGTGTTGTTCctcccatcatcttcttcgtcgcgCTTGTCCAGCTCTGTTACTACTTGGGATTTATCCAGTGGTTCATTGGCAAGTTCgctgtcttcttcttctggactCTACGCGTCTCGGGCGCTGAAGCCgtcgttgctgctgccacccCCTTCATCGGCCAGGGCGAGTCGGCTATGCTGATCCGTCCTTTCGTCCCGCACTTGACGCTTGCCGAAATTCACCAGATTATGACTTGCGGCTTTGCCACCATTGCCGGCTCTGTCCTGGTTGCCTATATcggtcttggtcttgatgCGCAGGCCCTTGTGTCTAGCTGCATCATGTCCATCCCAGCTTCTTTGGCCGTTTCCAAGATGCGTTTCCCCGAGACGGATGAAACTCTCACCTCTGGCAATGTTGTTATCCctgaggatgaagagcaCAAGGCCTCCAATGCTCTTCACGCTTTTGCCAACGGTGCCTGGCTCGGTATCAAGATTGCCGGCATGATCATTGCCACTCTCCTCTGTATCATTGCCATTGTTGCTTTTATCAACGGCCTGCTCGGCTGGTGGGGCAAGTACTGGGGCTTGATGGGTCAGGACGCCAAACATCCTATGCTCTCACTAGAGCTTATTCTCGGATATCTTATGTATCCTGTCGCTTGGCTGCTTGGCGTCCCTAAGCAGGATCTCCGTCCTGTTGGCGAGTTGATTGGCATCAAGGTCATCATCAACGAGTTCGTCGCCTTCTCGTCGCTCACGAACGATGAGCCCTACAAGAGCATGAGCCCTCGTTCCAAGCTTATTGCCACCTATGCCGTTTGC GGCTTCGGAAACATTGGATCCCTTGGTACCCAGATTGGTGTGCTTTCTCAGCTCGCTCCTGGGCGTGCCGGTGATGTCTCCAAGGTCGCGATGTCGGCTCTTTTCTCCGGTGTCCTGTCCACCTTGACCTCTGCCAGCGTTGCTGGTATGCTTTATACCGAACGATAA